A genomic window from Silene latifolia isolate original U9 population chromosome 11, ASM4854445v1, whole genome shotgun sequence includes:
- the LOC141612565 gene encoding trypsin inhibitor 2-like, whose translation MSSFILSSASITLVLLSILSFTTAFDLVDIDGHPIKNGGEYYIIPTSGGGGLTYTHDICPHLIIQEKDGDSPGTPIRVFSPVLAGNITLDQQISLSFKGPTECGKSLVWTHTKEKVTNMLLAKRLYITAGKDPMPVHIPFSITKTDKSLLPIYELKYSISVDEPSFNVGLYEDDGLLGITDSPTRVSFKKAIKVHLELPTSY comes from the coding sequence ATGTCTTCCTTCATCTTGTCATCAGCTTCAATCACTCTTGTCCTACTCTCAATCCTCTCATTCACCACTGCTTTTGATCTTGTCGATATCGACGGTCACCCAATAAAAAATGGAGGGGAATATTACATTATCCCGacgagtggtggtggtggtcttaCCTATACCCATGATATATGTCCACACTTAATTATCCAAGAAAAAGATGGAGATTCACCCGGGACCCCAATTCGGGTCTTTAGCCCTGTTTTGGCCGGTAACATTACGCTTGACCAACAAATTAGCTTATCCTTCAAAGGTCCCACCGAATGCGGCAAATCCCTGGTATGGACACACACCAAGGAGAAAGTCACCAACATGTTGTTGGCTAAAAGGTTATACATCACCGCCGGCAAAGATCCCATGCCAGTTCACATTCCTTTCTCCATCACTAAGACCGATAAGTCTTTGTTACCTATTTATGAGTTAAAGTATTCGATTTCAGTTGACGAACCGAGTTTTAATGTCGGGTTATATGAAGATGATGGACTTTTAGGTATTACCGACTCTCCTACtagagtctccttcaagaaagcTATCAAAGTTCATCTCGAGTTACCTACCTCTTATTAA